The Stieleria maiorica genome includes the window TTCATCTAGCGTGTCGACGTTGATCGTCGGGTGGACGACCGAGTCGCGGAATGACGACAGGTTGCCGGCCAGTTCCAACGCGCCGGCCGCTCCCATCGCGTGCCCGATGTAGCTTTTGGTGTTGTTGATCCGCACGTTGTCACAGCCTTCGAAAACGGTCCGCAGGGCGGAACATTCCTGGGCGTCTCCGCTGGACGTTCCGGTCGCGTGCGTGCTGACGATGTCGATCTGGTCGGGTTGCAGCCCGGCCCGCTTGAGCGCCATCTGCACGCACTCGGCCTGACGCTGGGGATTGGGCAAGACGAAATCGGTCGCGTCGGTGTTCATCGCGTACCCGACCAGTTCGCCGTAGATCTCCGCGCCGCGTTTTTTCGCATCGCTCAGTCGCTCCAGCGTGTACAGACAGCCGCCCTCGGCGACCACGATCCCGCTGCGATCGACGTCAAACGGACGCGACGCCTTGGCGGGATCCTCGTGGCTGGCCAAGGCGTTCTGGCTGTTGAAACTGGCGAAAATGCCGAAGGTGTGGATGCTCTCGCTGGTCCCCCCGGCGATGGCCAAGTCACATTCGCCCAGCCGCAGCATTTGTGCCCCCTGGATGATTCCGGCGTTCCCGGCGGCACAGGCAGCCCCGATGGTGTAGTGCGGCCCGGTGACTTTCAAGTTCAACGCGATTTCGCCGGCGGGGTTGTTCGCCACCGTGCGGGGATTGTGGTGGTGCGACCAACAGCTGGTGTCGTAATCGAACCCCTTGATCACGTAGATCTCGTTCTCGGTTTCGACATTGCCGTGTTCGGTCACACCGACGTAGATCCCGACGCGTGACTTGTCCGTGTTTTCCCAGTCGATCCCCGCATGTTTGATCGCCTCGTTGGCGGCGTAAACGCCGACGCTGCCGGCACGTGTCCCGCGGCGGAGATCTTTTTTGGTCTGGTACCTGCGGGTGTCGAAGTCACAGATGCCCGCCAAGGTCTTGCCGAAGTAGCGGATTTCATAGGGTTTCACACCGCTGCGTTTTTCCAACAGGGCTTCGCGAAACGCGTCCCAATCGTTTCCGTTGGGGGCGGTCAATCCGATTCCGGTGATGACGATGCGCTGGTCGTCGGGCAATTCAGAGGCGAGATTGGGGGCGATCACTGTGCTGGCTGCCGGTGGGGTCAGACTGGTCGGTTAGGATTCAGGTGTCTAGAAATCACCTGTCCGCGAACGCCGAAGGGTACCAGTTACGAAATCGCCTATCAATGGTCGCCGGTCGCGTCGTCGCCGGCCGCATGGCGGGCCA containing:
- a CDS encoding beta-ketoacyl-[acyl-carrier-protein] synthase family protein; this encodes MIAPNLASELPDDQRIVITGIGLTAPNGNDWDAFREALLEKRSGVKPYEIRYFGKTLAGICDFDTRRYQTKKDLRRGTRAGSVGVYAANEAIKHAGIDWENTDKSRVGIYVGVTEHGNVETENEIYVIKGFDYDTSCWSHHHNPRTVANNPAGEIALNLKVTGPHYTIGAACAAGNAGIIQGAQMLRLGECDLAIAGGTSESIHTFGIFASFNSQNALASHEDPAKASRPFDVDRSGIVVAEGGCLYTLERLSDAKKRGAEIYGELVGYAMNTDATDFVLPNPQRQAECVQMALKRAGLQPDQIDIVSTHATGTSSGDAQECSALRTVFEGCDNVRINNTKSYIGHAMGAAGALELAGNLSSFRDSVVHPTINVDTLDEDCRLPGLVLNEAQEHRKVDYVLNNSFGMLGINSVVIIGRV